The following coding sequences are from one Anaerolineae bacterium window:
- the cysD gene encoding sulfate adenylyltransferase subunit CysD translates to MNPTGSNSYLRSYLAQLEAEAVYVMREVMAQFERPVLLFSGGKDSIALAHLARKAFFPAKIPFPLLHIDTGHNFPETLRFRDALAEKIGAQLIARRVQDSIDQGRVVEETGPYASRNGLQTVTLLDAIAEFKFEAALGGARRDEEKARAKERFFSHRDAFGQWDPKNQRPELWQLYNGRKRPNEHFRVFPLSNWTELDVWLYIQREKIELPSLYFSHRRDVFCREGVLLAASSFVSLLPGEKIENKVVRFRTIGDMTCTGAVESGAATVDDIIQEVAVSRITERGARSDDKRSEAAMEDRKKQGYF, encoded by the coding sequence ATGAACCCAACCGGCTCGAACTCATACTTACGTTCTTATCTGGCCCAGTTAGAAGCGGAAGCCGTTTATGTGATGCGCGAAGTGATGGCCCAATTTGAGCGGCCGGTACTGCTGTTTTCGGGCGGCAAAGATTCGATTGCGCTGGCGCACCTGGCCCGTAAAGCCTTTTTTCCGGCCAAAATTCCCTTCCCCCTGCTGCACATAGACACCGGCCATAATTTCCCTGAAACCTTGCGCTTTCGGGACGCGCTGGCAGAAAAGATAGGGGCGCAACTGATTGCGCGCCGCGTGCAGGATTCCATTGACCAGGGCCGGGTGGTAGAGGAAACCGGCCCTTATGCCAGCCGGAACGGCCTGCAAACAGTGACCCTGCTGGACGCCATTGCCGAATTTAAGTTTGAAGCGGCCCTGGGAGGAGCGCGGCGCGATGAGGAAAAAGCCCGGGCCAAAGAACGCTTCTTTTCTCACCGGGACGCTTTTGGGCAATGGGACCCCAAAAACCAACGGCCGGAACTGTGGCAGCTATACAACGGCCGCAAACGGCCCAACGAGCATTTTCGCGTGTTTCCCTTAAGCAACTGGACCGAATTGGACGTGTGGTTGTACATCCAGCGTGAAAAAATCGAGCTGCCCTCGCTCTATTTCTCGCACCGGCGCGACGTGTTTTGCCGGGAAGGAGTGTTGCTGGCCGCCTCTTCCTTTGTCAGCCTGCTGCCCGGCGAAAAGATTGAGAATAAGGTCGTCCGTTTTCGCACGATTGGCGATATGACCTGCACCGGCGCGGTTGAATCCGGGGCCGCCACTGTTGATGACATCATTCAGGAAGTGGCCGTATCGCGCATCACCGAGCGCGGCGCCCGCAGCGACGACAAACGCTCGGAAGCGGCTATGGAAGATCGCAAAAAACAGGGGTATTTTTAG
- the wecB gene encoding UDP-N-acetylglucosamine 2-epimerase (non-hydrolyzing) has protein sequence MKIVSVVGARPQFVKAAVVSRVLREKHTEILVHTGQHYDDEMSRVFFEELKLPEPEVNLEVGSGPQGRQTGRMLTRLEAVLLAEQPDWVLVYGDTNSTLAGALAAAKLHLPVAHVEAGLRSFNRAMPEEINRLVADHVSTLLFCPSQTAVDNLAAEGITTGVHLVGDVMADALAFAAKLAQKQSNVLARLKLAPKQYLLATVHRAENTNDPARLSNILAAFDALAEPVVFPVHPRTRKVIMSLAYTPAPHVHLIEPVGYLDMVKLAQAARLILTDSGGLQKEACWLGVPCITLRDETEWVETVQAGWNILAGADTGQITQAVETFSPPSPPPALYGDGQAAQRIGQILA, from the coding sequence ATGAAGATTGTTTCTGTGGTGGGAGCGCGGCCCCAGTTTGTTAAAGCGGCGGTGGTGAGCCGGGTATTGCGGGAAAAACACACCGAAATATTGGTCCACACCGGCCAACATTATGATGACGAAATGTCGCGGGTTTTTTTTGAAGAGTTGAAACTGCCTGAACCGGAGGTGAACCTGGAAGTTGGCTCCGGCCCGCAAGGCCGGCAAACGGGCCGAATGCTGACCCGGCTGGAAGCGGTGCTTCTGGCCGAACAACCGGATTGGGTGCTGGTTTACGGGGATACTAACTCTACCCTGGCCGGGGCCTTGGCTGCGGCCAAACTGCACTTGCCGGTGGCTCACGTGGAAGCCGGCCTGCGCAGCTTCAACCGGGCCATGCCCGAAGAAATCAACCGGCTGGTGGCCGATCATGTCTCAACGCTGTTGTTCTGCCCCAGCCAGACGGCGGTGGACAACCTGGCCGCAGAGGGCATTACCACGGGGGTTCACCTGGTAGGCGATGTGATGGCCGACGCCCTGGCTTTTGCGGCCAAACTGGCCCAAAAGCAATCAAACGTTTTGGCCCGGCTCAAGCTGGCCCCAAAACAGTATCTTCTGGCCACGGTTCACCGCGCCGAAAACACCAATGATCCGGCCCGTTTGAGCAATATTTTAGCCGCGTTTGACGCCCTGGCCGAACCCGTCGTCTTTCCGGTTCACCCCCGGACGCGCAAAGTGATCATGTCTTTAGCTTATACGCCCGCGCCCCACGTTCACCTTATTGAGCCGGTGGGCTACCTGGATATGGTGAAACTGGCCCAGGCGGCCCGGCTGATCTTAACCGACTCCGGCGGCTTGCAAAAAGAAGCCTGCTGGCTGGGCGTGCCGTGCATCACCCTGCGTGACGAGACCGAATGGGTGGAGACCGTGCAGGCCGGCTGGAATATTCTGGCCGGGGCGGATACGGGCCAAATTACCCAGGCCGTTGAAACATTCTCGCCCCCATCCCCTCCCCCGGCCCTGTATGGAGACGGCCAGGCGGCTCAACGGATTGGGCAAATATTGGCCTGA
- a CDS encoding four helix bundle protein, which yields MHKFEKLEVWQLAIEYTDLCYTIADKLPEYEKYNLASQLRRAAVSIGLNIAEGSTGQTNPEQARFLGMAVRSLIETVACQRLIERRNYLDDPTLPQTVYQAGEKLSAKLQAMRRAILGETRLREEGAEYLYNERPTTKDEGWQTNDERPMTDDEGRGTRNEGPTTKDEGPMTDDEGQKNNVGRSSVVVGLSEQYYAHPSAYLDEPCEIGAGTKIWHFCHVMAHSKIGERCILGQNVLVANNVVIGNNVKIQNNVSVYTGVELEDDVFCGPSCVFTNVINPRSQIKRHSQYQTTLVRRGVTIGANATIVCGATIGRYAFIGAGAVVRGDAPDYALMLGVPARQKGWMSRHGHRLTDQNADGHFVCPESGWRYREVEPGVLRCLDWPEDDPLPVKNED from the coding sequence GTGCACAAATTTGAAAAACTGGAAGTCTGGCAACTGGCCATAGAATATACCGATCTATGTTACACAATCGCGGATAAATTGCCGGAATACGAAAAATACAACCTGGCCTCGCAGTTACGCCGGGCGGCGGTATCAATTGGCTTAAACATTGCCGAAGGTTCAACCGGCCAAACCAACCCCGAACAGGCTCGTTTTCTGGGTATGGCTGTTCGTTCTCTGATTGAAACCGTGGCATGCCAGCGTTTGATTGAGCGGCGCAATTATCTGGATGACCCAACTTTACCGCAAACCGTTTATCAGGCCGGCGAGAAGTTAAGCGCCAAATTACAGGCCATGCGCCGGGCAATTTTAGGGGAAACCAGGCTGCGAGAAGAAGGAGCCGAATATTTGTACAACGAACGACCAACGACGAAGGACGAAGGATGGCAAACGAACGACGAACGACCAATGACGGACGACGAGGGGCGAGGAACGAGGAACGAAGGACCAACGACGAAGGACGAAGGGCCAATGACGGACGATGAAGGTCAAAAGAACAATGTTGGTCGTTCGTCGGTGGTCGTTGGTCTCTCAGAACAGTATTATGCCCACCCCAGCGCCTATCTGGACGAACCCTGTGAAATAGGGGCCGGCACCAAAATTTGGCACTTTTGCCACGTGATGGCTCATAGTAAAATTGGTGAACGTTGTATTTTGGGGCAAAATGTGCTGGTGGCCAATAACGTGGTTATCGGCAATAACGTTAAGATCCAAAACAATGTTTCTGTTTACACCGGCGTGGAATTGGAAGACGACGTTTTCTGCGGGCCGTCGTGCGTTTTTACCAACGTGATCAATCCTCGCTCGCAGATCAAACGGCACAGCCAATACCAAACAACACTGGTGCGGCGCGGGGTGACCATTGGGGCCAATGCCACCATTGTTTGCGGCGCCACCATTGGCCGGTATGCCTTTATTGGCGCGGGCGCGGTGGTGCGGGGCGACGCGCCCGATTATGCGCTGATGTTGGGCGTGCCGGCCAGGCAAAAGGGCTGGATGAGCCGCCACGGGCATCGCCTGACGGATCAAAACGCCGATGGCCATTTTGTTTGCCCGGAAAGCGGCTGGCGCTACCGGGAAGTTGAGCCGGGCGTGCTGCGCTGCCTGGATTGGCCCGAAGACGACCCGCTGCCGGTCAAAAACGAGGATTGA
- a CDS encoding Gfo/Idh/MocA family oxidoreductase, with protein sequence MTTDKVAVIGCGYWGKNLVRNFNQLGALDMVCDTTPAGRATATELAPQATIVAEVQEALATKTAGVVIATPAETHYHLVKQALMAGKDVFVEKPLALTYEHGIELVRLAEERRRILMVGHVLEYHPGVKKLMELVSQGALGKVRYIYSNRLSLGKIRREENILWSFAPHDVAVILRLMGSLPFQVIACGGSYVQPNIADVTTTNLLFDNGVRAHIYVSWLHPFKEQRLVVIGSEKMASFDDVAKRLVLYDQRVEIQKGEPVPIKREGDEVPFALDEPLRLECQAFLEAITTRRPPITDSYSGLRVLKVLQAAQRSLVMNGEPVALPVEAFELRPTTKGQ encoded by the coding sequence GTGACAACTGACAAGGTAGCCGTTATTGGCTGTGGATACTGGGGCAAAAACCTGGTGCGAAACTTTAATCAGCTTGGCGCATTAGACATGGTGTGTGATACTACCCCCGCCGGCCGGGCTACGGCGACAGAATTGGCCCCTCAAGCAACTATCGTGGCCGAGGTGCAAGAAGCATTGGCCACCAAAACGGCCGGGGTGGTTATTGCCACGCCCGCTGAAACTCATTATCACCTGGTCAAACAGGCTTTGATGGCCGGGAAAGATGTGTTTGTGGAAAAGCCGCTGGCGCTAACCTACGAACATGGAATTGAACTGGTTCGACTGGCGGAAGAACGCCGGCGCATCCTGATGGTGGGCCACGTGCTGGAATATCATCCAGGGGTAAAAAAGTTGATGGAATTGGTGAGCCAGGGCGCGTTGGGCAAAGTGCGCTACATTTATTCCAACCGGCTAAGCCTGGGCAAAATACGCCGCGAGGAGAATATCTTGTGGAGTTTTGCCCCGCACGACGTAGCCGTGATCCTGCGCTTGATGGGCAGTCTCCCCTTCCAGGTGATTGCCTGCGGCGGCAGTTACGTGCAGCCCAATATTGCCGACGTGACAACCACCAATTTGCTCTTTGACAATGGGGTCCGCGCCCATATTTATGTTTCCTGGCTGCACCCCTTCAAGGAACAACGGCTGGTGGTGATCGGGTCGGAAAAAATGGCCAGTTTTGACGACGTGGCTAAACGACTGGTGTTATACGACCAGCGGGTCGAAATTCAAAAAGGCGAACCGGTTCCTATCAAAAGAGAAGGGGATGAGGTGCCCTTTGCTTTAGACGAGCCGCTGCGTTTAGAGTGCCAAGCGTTTCTGGAGGCCATAACTACCCGCCGCCCGCCCATAACAGACAGTTACAGCGGGCTGCGCGTGCTAAAGGTGCTGCAAGCCGCCCAACGTTCCCTGGTAATGAACGGCGAGCCGGTGGCTTTGCCCGTTGAAGCCTTTGAATTACGACCAACGACGAAAGGCCAATGA
- a CDS encoding GDP-mannose 4,6-dehydratase, with protein sequence MGNYLVTGAAGFIGWKVCEFLLAENHTVLGLDNLNDAYDVRLKEWRLQQLKDRAGFEFHRLDITDRPALTHSALKGQRFDAVINLAARAGVRQSVENPWVYFETNVTGTLNLLELCRESGIQKFILASTSSLYGANNPMPWREDQNTNRPLSPYAASKKAAEALCYSYHYLYNLDVTVFRYFTVYGPAGRPDMSLFRFVQWISREQPVLVFGDGQQFRDFTYVDDIARGTLAGLKPVGYEIINLGSDEPIVLKEAIALIETAVGKKARLEYTPRHPADITKSWADISKAKQLLDWQPQSSFRQGISELVAWYRNNEAWAKTIKTH encoded by the coding sequence GTGGGCAACTACCTTGTTACCGGAGCGGCGGGCTTTATTGGTTGGAAGGTTTGTGAATTTTTGCTGGCCGAAAATCATACCGTGCTGGGGCTGGACAATCTCAACGACGCCTACGATGTTCGCCTTAAGGAATGGCGGTTGCAGCAACTTAAAGACCGCGCCGGTTTTGAGTTTCACCGTCTGGATATTACCGACCGCCCGGCTTTGACACATTCGGCTCTCAAGGGGCAGCGGTTTGACGCCGTGATAAATCTGGCCGCTCGCGCCGGCGTGCGCCAATCGGTTGAGAATCCCTGGGTTTATTTTGAAACTAACGTTACCGGCACATTGAACCTGTTGGAACTATGCCGGGAAAGCGGCATCCAAAAATTCATTCTGGCCTCTACGTCCAGCCTTTACGGCGCAAATAATCCCATGCCCTGGCGGGAAGATCAAAATACCAACCGGCCCCTTTCGCCTTACGCCGCTTCAAAAAAAGCGGCGGAGGCGCTTTGTTATTCATACCACTATCTCTACAATCTTGACGTGACCGTTTTTCGTTATTTTACGGTTTACGGGCCGGCCGGCCGGCCGGACATGAGCCTGTTTCGTTTTGTGCAGTGGATCAGCCGGGAACAACCCGTGTTGGTTTTTGGCGATGGCCAACAATTCCGTGACTTCACTTATGTAGATGATATTGCCCGGGGCACCCTGGCCGGTTTGAAGCCGGTAGGGTATGAGATCATCAACCTGGGTTCGGATGAGCCAATTGTACTCAAGGAAGCCATTGCCTTGATTGAAACGGCGGTGGGCAAAAAAGCCAGGTTAGAGTATACCCCCCGCCATCCGGCCGACATAACCAAAAGCTGGGCCGATATTAGCAAGGCCAAACAACTGCTGGATTGGCAGCCGCAAAGCAGCTTTCGGCAAGGAATAAGCGAACTGGTAGCCTGGTACCGGAACAATGAAGCCTGGGCCAAAACCATAAAAACACATTGA
- a CDS encoding nucleotide sugar dehydrogenase codes for MVTDIQKEAIAKIKNREATVAVIGLGYVGLPLAVIFAEAGFQVVGIDINPKRVDTLNQGISCISDVPTETIAQLVAQGKLKATTTYDGLTEADAAIICVPTPLGKTKDPDLSYVISAIDEIAYRLHAGMLVVLESTTYPGTTEELILPRLEKANGQTYMAGTDFFLAFSPERIDPGRQDWMVHNTPKVIGGVTPKCLEVAQTLYASAIEQVIPVSSPKVAEMVKLLENTFRAVNIALVNEVAIMCDRLGIEVWEVIEAAKTKPFGFMSFYPGPGLGGHCIPIDPEYLAWKLKTLNYNARFIQLAAEVNFGMPQYVTDKIVDALNEDKKAVKGSRILILGVAYKEDVGDLRESPALDLIHLLQTKGAEVIYHDPYVPHLNEDGLVLTSITLNQAALQQADCVVITAAHNTYDWPWVLKYSQLVVDTRNATRAVTGSAARVVKL; via the coding sequence ATGGTAACCGATATCCAAAAAGAGGCAATAGCCAAGATCAAAAACCGGGAGGCCACGGTGGCCGTTATTGGGCTGGGATATGTGGGCCTGCCGCTGGCCGTTATTTTTGCCGAAGCCGGTTTTCAGGTGGTAGGAATTGACATCAACCCCAAACGAGTGGATACCCTTAACCAGGGCATCTCATGTATTTCTGACGTGCCCACCGAAACAATCGCCCAATTGGTCGCCCAGGGCAAGCTAAAGGCGACCACCACCTACGACGGTTTAACGGAAGCTGATGCGGCCATTATTTGCGTACCAACTCCCTTAGGCAAAACCAAAGACCCCGACCTGTCTTATGTTATTTCCGCCATAGACGAAATTGCTTACCGGCTCCATGCCGGCATGCTGGTTGTTCTGGAAAGCACCACCTATCCCGGCACCACTGAAGAACTGATCCTGCCTCGCCTGGAAAAGGCGAATGGACAAACTTATATGGCAGGCACCGACTTCTTTCTGGCCTTTTCTCCCGAACGCATTGATCCCGGCCGCCAGGATTGGATGGTGCACAATACGCCCAAGGTCATCGGCGGGGTAACGCCCAAGTGCCTGGAAGTAGCGCAAACCCTATACGCCAGCGCTATTGAGCAGGTCATCCCGGTCTCGTCGCCCAAGGTGGCGGAGATGGTGAAACTGCTGGAGAATACGTTCCGGGCGGTCAATATTGCCCTGGTCAATGAAGTAGCCATTATGTGCGACCGGCTGGGGATTGAGGTGTGGGAAGTGATTGAGGCCGCCAAAACCAAACCCTTTGGTTTTATGTCCTTTTATCCCGGCCCGGGGCTGGGCGGCCACTGCATTCCCATTGACCCGGAGTATCTGGCCTGGAAATTAAAAACACTCAATTATAACGCCCGCTTTATCCAACTGGCCGCGGAAGTCAACTTTGGCATGCCCCAATACGTGACGGACAAAATTGTTGACGCGCTCAATGAAGACAAAAAAGCGGTGAAAGGTTCCCGTATTTTGATCTTGGGCGTAGCGTATAAAGAGGATGTGGGCGACCTGCGAGAGTCGCCGGCCCTGGACCTGATCCACTTACTGCAAACCAAAGGGGCGGAGGTGATTTATCACGACCCCTATGTGCCCCACTTGAATGAAGACGGCCTGGTTTTAACCAGCATCACCCTGAATCAGGCCGCCTTGCAGCAAGCCGATTGTGTGGTTATTACCGCCGCGCATAACACCTACGATTGGCCATGGGTGTTAAAATATAGTCAATTAGTAGTGGATACGCGAAACGCAACGCGAGCGGTGACAGGCAGCGCAGCGCGGGTGGTGAAACTGTAG
- a CDS encoding quinate 5-dehydrogenase, giving the protein MKHVVSISLGSSKRDKKIDFKLGDQIIILERIGCDGDEKKARALFAEMDGRVDALGVGGVELYVRVKNKDYPLRSGLNLIKDVKQTPCTDGRGIKMVIERNVFQLAEPHFKRPILPRKAMMPLAADRFGLAESLHEANFDLVFCDLMFGLGLPIPVYGLQRLRTIAAILLPMVGLMPISMLYPTGQSQDENIPKYDKWFNYGPVIAGDFLYIRRYMPLDLSGKVIITNTTTAEDVDLLKSRGLAYLVTSTPRVEGRSFGTNMLEAALIAYAGKGRELNNAELQALVKELELKPNVQELNP; this is encoded by the coding sequence ATGAAACACGTGGTTAGCATTAGTTTGGGCAGCTCCAAACGGGATAAAAAGATTGACTTCAAATTGGGCGACCAAATCATTATTCTGGAACGGATTGGCTGTGACGGCGATGAAAAAAAGGCGCGCGCCCTGTTTGCCGAGATGGACGGCCGGGTGGATGCTTTGGGCGTCGGCGGCGTTGAGCTTTACGTGCGGGTGAAAAACAAGGATTATCCGCTGCGCTCGGGCCTGAACTTGATCAAAGACGTTAAACAGACTCCCTGCACCGATGGACGCGGCATCAAGATGGTTATTGAACGGAATGTCTTCCAGTTGGCCGAACCCCACTTCAAGCGGCCCATCTTGCCCCGCAAAGCCATGATGCCCCTGGCCGCCGACCGTTTTGGCCTGGCCGAGTCGCTGCACGAGGCCAACTTTGACTTAGTTTTTTGCGACCTCATGTTTGGCCTGGGCCTGCCTATTCCGGTGTACGGCCTGCAACGATTACGCACCATAGCCGCCATCTTGCTGCCTATGGTGGGGCTGATGCCCATTAGTATGCTTTACCCTACCGGCCAGAGCCAAGATGAAAATATTCCCAAATACGATAAATGGTTCAACTACGGGCCGGTCATTGCCGGGGATTTTTTATACATTCGCCGTTACATGCCCCTTGACTTGAGCGGAAAAGTGATCATTACCAATACCACCACCGCGGAGGACGTTGATCTTTTAAAATCGCGCGGCCTGGCTTACCTGGTCACCAGCACGCCCCGGGTAGAAGGGCGATCGTTTGGCACCAATATGTTAGAAGCGGCTCTCATTGCCTACGCCGGCAAAGGCCGGGAATTAAACAATGCCGAACTCCAGGCCCTGGTAAAAGAATTAGAGCTAAAGCCAAACGTGCAAGAACTAAATCCATAA
- a CDS encoding HAD family hydrolase, translated as MDNKKTYLIDMDGVLVHGQKAIPGAAGFIHRLIKEGHKYLILTNNSRYTPTDLQHRLQATGIKIATDHIYSSALATAAFVQSQKPNGSAYVLGDIGLYQALADVGYTLTDYHPDYVIVGETMSYAYDKIVRATELISNGVPFIATNPDPSGPAEQGVLTPACGAVAALIEKATGFSPYFVGKPNPLMMRSALRYLDEHSENAVIVGDRMDTDIKVGLESGMETILVLTGVTKTEMIAHFPYRPNHVVNSVADIEL; from the coding sequence ATGGATAACAAAAAAACCTACCTGATAGACATGGACGGCGTGTTGGTACACGGCCAAAAGGCCATCCCCGGAGCGGCCGGGTTTATTCATCGCCTGATCAAAGAGGGACACAAATATCTTATTCTAACCAACAATTCGCGCTACACCCCCACCGACTTACAACATCGCCTGCAAGCAACCGGGATCAAGATAGCTACCGACCACATTTACAGCAGCGCCCTGGCCACGGCGGCTTTTGTGCAATCACAAAAACCAAACGGCTCGGCTTATGTATTGGGAGACATAGGACTGTACCAGGCCCTGGCCGATGTTGGCTACACCCTCACCGATTATCATCCCGATTACGTGATTGTGGGAGAAACAATGTCTTACGCCTACGATAAAATTGTTAGAGCTACTGAACTCATCTCAAATGGGGTGCCCTTTATTGCTACCAACCCCGATCCATCAGGTCCGGCAGAACAGGGCGTGCTAACTCCGGCCTGTGGCGCGGTAGCGGCCTTGATAGAAAAAGCAACCGGTTTCAGTCCCTATTTTGTGGGCAAACCCAATCCGCTGATGATGCGCTCGGCCCTGCGTTACCTGGACGAACATTCCGAGAATGCCGTGATCGTTGGAGACCGGATGGACACCGACATCAAAGTAGGGCTAGAGAGCGGGATGGAGACAATTTTGGTGTTGACCGGCGTTACTAAAACCGAGATGATCGCTCACTTTCCCTACCGTCCCAACCATGTCGTCAACTCAGTAGCCGATATTGAGCTATAG
- a CDS encoding LysM peptidoglycan-binding domain-containing M23 family metallopeptidase, with the protein MTNLQKALNFIITLTLLLLGATRAVMAAPLSGNNCQIDGHDLIYTVQPGDTLTLIAWQYNLTLADLILTNNLPNPNLIFPGQQLILPGVPPPSPSPSLPLPSDQFHVVQPGETLFGIANMYGVSIGALVLANDLPDPNLIQVGQTLQIPAGPPPTPEPLAAPFQSIELSEPVIIQGRTLVIKVTLAAEATLSGNFEGRPLFFSNDGHGHFWSIIAIHALTEPNIYPLTLAATLPDGAVVTTFQNVTVVEGPYSTENIELDDSHSELLDAELIRLEREKMVDLWRRVSPRPRWEGPFRYPVEVNSLRITSYFGTRRSYNNSPDISFHGGVDFGGGTGKPIYAAAAGTVVLAEELTLRGKAVLIDHGMGLFSGYWHQSQLAVTVGQEVQVGDLIGYMGDTGLVTGPHLHWEIRLQGIAVEPLQWVQEAIP; encoded by the coding sequence ATGACCAATTTGCAAAAAGCGTTGAATTTTATAATTACTCTCACGCTCTTGCTGCTGGGGGCGACCAGGGCGGTTATGGCCGCTCCCCTCTCCGGCAACAATTGCCAGATAGACGGTCATGATCTCATTTACACCGTTCAGCCGGGCGACACCTTGACCCTGATTGCGTGGCAATACAACCTGACCCTGGCCGACCTTATTTTGACCAATAACCTGCCCAACCCCAACCTCATCTTCCCCGGCCAACAACTGATTTTGCCCGGCGTGCCGCCACCCAGCCCGTCCCCTTCACTTCCCCTTCCCTCCGACCAGTTTCACGTGGTCCAACCAGGCGAAACGCTCTTTGGCATTGCCAATATGTACGGTGTTTCCATAGGCGCCCTGGTGTTGGCCAATGATTTGCCTGACCCTAACCTCATCCAGGTTGGCCAGACCCTGCAAATCCCCGCCGGTCCGCCGCCGACACCCGAACCATTGGCCGCCCCTTTTCAGAGTATTGAGCTATCTGAGCCGGTTATTATTCAGGGGCGCACGCTGGTGATCAAAGTTACCCTGGCGGCAGAGGCAACCCTCAGCGGCAATTTTGAGGGCCGTCCTCTCTTCTTTAGTAACGATGGGCACGGCCACTTTTGGAGTATCATCGCCATCCATGCCCTCACCGAACCCAACATCTACCCCCTTACCCTGGCAGCCACCCTGCCCGACGGCGCAGTTGTAACTACGTTCCAAAATGTGACCGTGGTTGAAGGTCCCTACAGTACCGAAAATATTGAGTTGGACGACAGCCATAGCGAGTTGCTGGATGCAGAGTTAATTCGGCTTGAGCGGGAGAAGATGGTAGACCTTTGGCGGCGAGTATCCCCCCGCCCGCGTTGGGAGGGACCATTTCGGTACCCGGTTGAAGTCAATTCACTCCGCATCACCAGTTACTTTGGCACCCGGCGTAGTTATAATAACAGTCCCGACATCAGCTTTCATGGCGGCGTTGATTTTGGTGGGGGGACGGGCAAGCCCATTTACGCAGCGGCGGCCGGCACAGTTGTTTTAGCCGAAGAACTTACCCTCCGCGGCAAAGCAGTGCTGATTGACCACGGCATGGGCTTATTCAGCGGCTACTGGCACCAGAGCCAATTGGCCGTAACCGTAGGGCAAGAAGTGCAGGTGGGCGACCTGATTGGCTACATGGGCGATACCGGCCTGGTGACCGGGCCGCATTTACACTGGGAAATACGCCTGCAAGGTATCGCCGTGGAGCCACTGCAATGGGTGCAGGAGGCTATCCCCTAA